gTTCGGACGACGGGGGCGCGCGACAAGGTGACCAACCAGCCGGTGGGCGGCCGCAACATCCAAGGCGGCATCCGCTTCGGCGAGATGGAGCGCGACGCCCTCCTGGCACACGGCTCGTCCTTCCTGCTGCACGACCGCCTCTTCAACTGTTCGGACCGCTCGGTGGCGCAGGTCTGCGTGGACTGCGGCAGTCTGCTGTCGCCGCTGCTGGAGCGGCCGCCGCCCGCCTGGTCGTCCACGCGCCACCGCCGCACCGTCTGCGCGCTCTGCGGCAAGAGCGACTCGGTGGAGTCGGTGTCCGTGCCGTACGTCTTCCGCTACTTTGTGGCCGAGCTCGCCGCCATGAACATCAAAGTCAGGTTGGACGTCAAGTGAAAACTTGTCCGTGCTTGGACCGGAACCCCGTCGTTAGCGGCCGCCGGAGGGGACGCGGCACCTGTCAAGCTGACCTTTCCGTCGTTGCTGCTTTTTTCACAAGAAGCAAACTTGGTTGGTTCGTCGGCGCTTCTTCAAATGGTGGCCCTGTGCTCAAATGTTCTCCTTTTTCCACCTAATGACCATCCCGCTATAGATgaggcatctgtaaagctgaaatGCACTCATATGGCTTATTATTATGGTTATTACCAtctggttggggggggggggcaatcctttttctgattttttttttttctgatttaaaaGTCAAAAGTTTTTCAGCTTTGAGAGAAATTGTACTGTACTACAAAatctaaaatgtttatttttcaaagggcaatttttttttacattttttttccccactttgacactgaaaagacaaaaactggtgtgaaattttttttgggtttttttttttttactaaaagaAAAGCTTTACAAAATCCTTGAATATTTTTGGAAGAGCATCTtgacatttacacacaaaacgCAAACAACTTTcacaaaagacacacaaaaaaaaaaaactaaaacattttgcaaataCTCTTCTGCGTCACCCAAAACTACAGAAGCTTCCCCCCGCTAAAAGCGCTCGAGATTTAAATTACAAAGTGGGAAGGGAAGACATTAAAAAagtcaaatctttttttaaaaaatgtttctctctggtagaaaaaaatagcatcTGTGGCACCTTccgggggagggaaaaaaaccccCCGTTGGGCACAATGACGGGCGGCGTTACGTTAGCGTAGCTTAGCCTAGCATGTGTGCTACGGTGCCTCGCTAGCGGCTGCGTTGCGTGAATCTAATATATTATCACTAGATTTATTAGAAgccaacatatatatatatatcttttcaAAATGTAGCCATGAAAAGTTATGTCGGCAGCAAAGATTCGTGCTCGTGAGAAAACGGGACTACGTGATGGATTTTGTGTGGGAAGGGTTCTGTTGGAAAGCACCAaaaatttgttcatttgttaaaatcaaaattttgcATTAAAAACGGTGGTGCTCATTTGCGGGTTTTGTGCGCAactcaaaaatgcaaaaaaaaaaaaaaatgcagtcagacgcgatgtgggaaaaaaatcgtTCACATCCGGGCCAGACATCCGGAAAAACGCTGCGCACATTTGGTTGGtcacgggcaaaaaaaaaaaaatcaaaggtgaCGAGACATCGGTAAATAGACTTTTGAGTACCCCaagtttcattattattattattatggttgaATTTTTTGCAGTAAATGAGCCCTGAGTTAGGCTGTGAAAAAGCGAAAGGTGCGAGTGATTGGACGCCGATCTCTCGCTGGTTACGTAAGCCGTAACGAAGGCCAGTCGGAGCTGGCGTGCGTGCAGGAGCGAGCGAGCGCTACGAGGCGCTCTCTCGGTTGCGCCACTTCGAGGCACAAAACGTACCACGGCgtgtttgtttgtgactttGGGCCAAATCGGTGCTACTTTTCCATCCTGGACTTTTGTTTTTAGTCCGCCGCAATCCAAACGTTTATTGTCAGCGCCGCGTGCTCGTCTCGTACAATTTGCAACCGGCGGCCCAGCTCGTCTGTGACATTCAGGCTTGTGAAGCGCTGTAATGTCGGGCGCCTCCCTGTAGGTGGCAGCGCTGCCTCGCTTTCCATTTGAGATTGAGGGGAAGGGAAAGATTTGAGGTGAAcccggatggacggacggacggactgtTCACGCCGACGGATGAAGAATACGCTCTAAAGCGTGGTTGTCAAGCTCTGGCCCGTGGGCCAAATAAGGCCCACGGTGTAATTACATTTGCCTcctgaggcaatttcaaattaatattagagctggcccgccGGTATTGCAAGTATTCCATTTGTTCAACCTCGGCCCGCGGctttgtttaatttaatttaagaaatttaaagtttgacgcccctgctcGAGAGCTCGCGGTCGTCGGATAAAACGACGAAAAAATACTGGTGGCATTGTTGGGGGGGTTGGAACAGATTGCGGAACTATTTGAATGTCATTCCTGGACATTTGGGTCAGCAAACGGAGCGCACCTTCGAGAAAGAAACCAGCCGTACGGCCGAGGCGCGTTCCATTTGTTGCGCCTTCGGTCCCGGTTGCAATGAGACGCTTCGCCGCCCGCCGcccttccctcctcctcctccgtttGGGAAGAATAGAAAGAGTCCCTTGAAAACAAGGACAAGAATCCAAAAGAGAAAGTCCAGAGTGGTCCttccggcccccccccccctactccATGATGGCTCTGTAGATGACGGGTTCGATGTAGTCGCCGCGGTAACGCGAGTTGATGACGCGTTGCCTCTTGGACTCGCGGATGATCTCCTTGCCCTCGAAGATGCCGTCGAAGCGCATGTCCGAGGCCTTCGACTGCGCACAACGTCAAGTACGGTAATATTTGCTTACTTCCTTGAAAACGCTTTTCACGGACGCGAGACAAATCAAGGCTTGAAACGTCTGACTTTGGGTGTTGCTTCACCGTCGGAGACAAACGAtcgcgactggctggcaaccgtcactcccgcgacccttgtgaggataagcggttgagAATTGCAATTTTCGGCCACGTGGCTTTGCGTATGCAATTCGGTGCCTTTTGCGTCCACTTCGGGTCAGCGTGCAGCAGGCCGTTACCGAATCCATCCGTttcctcagccgcttatcctcacaaggggtcgcCGGCTACCAAACCCAATTGGGAAGGTTTGTCAGCTCCCGACTCACCAGTCTGGACTTGACCCTCTTGGGCAGCTCCTCGTCCAGCGAGTAGACGTCGTCTCGCTTGCTCGTCAGCTGCGAGCCGTCCTCAAACTCGACCTGCACGCacggacgacgacggcggcgggtTTACGAACGAGGGACGCGTTCCGTTGGCTCATATGAACAACAaaggaaaggtttttttttttcacggctaCCTGGCTGCGTGTCGTCAAGTCTTTTGGCCTTTGTCTCGCTTGAAATTTTACTCGCCAGGCAAAGCAAAAAGCTTAGTTgagcgaccaaaaaaaaaaaacctactactagtaataataataataataataataataatttttctcTGAAAGACGTGCGCGCGCAACGGCGAGAGTTCCCGAAGCATTGAGCGACAGACACGCCCGCAAGCTAAAACGACGTCGTCTGTCTTTCTTGCTCGCTTCCTTCAAATTTTGCCTTTGACGTCTTCGGGTTGACTTtgttggaaatgtatttttttattcgtGTTTTCATAAAAGCCCAACATTGTACGGTGCTATTTTCTTGACCTACTTTTTGCCAGGCCAGAACGGAATCTCGGCCGAGTCTCGATTTCGATGATTTGCGTGGTGACGGGGGGAAAAAGCGCGTCGGGGCAATGGAGAAGGAATCCGAAGGCGAGCGCGTTCCTACCAGGTACATTTGGACCACGCGGGAGCCCTCAAACTTGGCGCCGTACACCAGGCCGTCCGTCCAGCGCACCTGCACCGCTTCGCCTCGCGGGGGCGGGCCCAGCCGGGCGCAGTCTCGGCTCTGGCGGGTCAGACGGCACAGGCGGACCGAGACGGTTGGACGGATCCCCgttaacgcccccccccccacccccggggaAAGGAGGACCCACCACGATGTCCTCGGGGAAGAGGTTGTCGCTGAAGGAGCCGTCGTCGAAGTTGACCTCGTAGAAGGTTTCCTTGGAGAGCTGCACCACGTCGCACTGGTAGTAGCGCCCGTTCTTGTGCTTGCAGATCACCTTCTGGCCCGGCGTCAGCTCCTGCATGGCCGCCTTGTTGCGCTGCTGCCGGCACAACTTTGTTTACCTTTCCTTCAAAACGAGACTTTCCACTGTCTGACAGTAACAAAACTTTGATTTGACGGTACGCCGGCTAATTTGGCGCAAATAAATCGTCGCGGAAATGAATTCCGTATTTTTCGCGCACCTTCACTGAATGACCTATCGTAAAACTTTTTGTCATGTATAAGGCGCATAAAATACaggctacagtagaggttggggttacgtcatccatccattagatggcgccGCACTCAAGGCTCAATAGCGATCCACATATACGGCGCAGCAGCGTCCGACTTTGGCGTCTTACGGTACTTCGAAAACACAATTGTttgaaacccgagtgcccactcAGACAACATACAAacggccaggatttgaaccgcgTTCCTCGCAATTGTGAAGGCagtactaccgtaattcccggccgacggagcgcacctgattataagcctcgcccagtacatttgtaaaggaaataccatttggtacgtacatacgccgcagctgtggaaaagccccacgtgctagcgccgcgctaacgccatGCTAACTggctggttaaaaataaaaaaaaaaaaaaaaacataccagtaaaaatcactgagacgcggcagtaacgcgctagtgccgcgctatcGCTtgcgccatgctaacagggccggttaaaaaaaacatactcgtaaaaatcattgatacgcggcagtaacacgctagtgccgcgctatcgctgcgctaacagggcgggttaaaaaaaattaccagtaaaaatcattaagacacggcagtaacacgcaagTGCCGTGCATAACGCTAGCACCATGCAAACAggccggttagaaaaaaaaaaaaaaaacataccagtaaaaatcgcCGAGACGCGCAGTAAACGCACTAGTGCCGCGCTATCGCTtcgccatgctaacagggccggttgaaaaaaaaaaaaaaacataccagtaaaaatcactgagacgcggcagtaacgcgctagtgccgcgctatcGCTtgcgccatgctaacagggccggttaaaaaaaacatactcgtaaaaatcattgatacgcggcagtaacacgctagtgccgcgctatcgctgcgctaacagggcgggttaaaaaaaaacataccagtaaaaatcattaagacacggcagtaacacgcaagtgccgtgctaacgctagcaccatgcaaacagggccggttaagaaaaaaaaaaaaaacataccagtaaaaatcgcccagacgcggcagtaacgcactagtgccgcgctattgctagcgccatgctaacagggtgggttaaaaaaaaaaaacataccagtaaaaatcattaAGACACGCAGTAACACGCaagtgccgtgctaacgctagcaccatgcaaacagggccggttaagaaaaaaaaaaaaaaacataccagtaaaaatcgcccagacgcggcagtaacgcactagtgccgcgctatgctagcgccatgctaacagggtgggttaaaaaaaaaaacataccagtaaaaatcattgagacactgcagtaacacgctagtgccgcgctagcaccatgctaacagggccggttgaaaaaaaaaaacaaacactgagacacggcagtaacaccggtaaaagtcacttcctcggcgcatatattccagcGGTCTCCCTCATCccttttcctctcgagtgcccccttgcggccgttagaaaaaaatgcacaaacgaGCCTTATCGCCGCATGAAcggcaggtgaaaaaaaaaaatcgccacttctaggccggaaatgacggtccTTTGATCCTAACGCGTCGGATTTCGTCTTCGCGAGGTCACCTGGACGTGGGCGGGTCCTTTGTGTCGGCAGCACGTGACGTGCACCACGAAGGGCCACTCGTCGGGCTGCATGAGGACGCCGGCGGCCTGCGCGCACGTCGGGTGGTAGGCGGTGGGGCAGCGCCCGTGCGAGCACTgcacgcagcagcccgacgccttCTTCATCCGCTTCTTGCAGTAGTAGCACTtctgcaaatacattttttatttcatatcatTTCAGCCATCGCGGGAAagaggagctgctgctgctgtgggcCACAACTCACAACTGgacgctcacacacacaaacgtgaCTCCAGTTCCTGACGTCACTCGCTTTCCTCGTAATATTACATGACTATTTTCAAAAAAACGTAACTATTACATGAAAATGTATTACTTGGCCTCCAGTGAATGtgtggggaaaagaaaaacaaaaaaacaatcctaCTTTATTCTTATCTTGTAACTTTTTTCCCCGGAACTACGGggtgtccccccccaaaaaatttataTACACTTTAAATAACGATATTTgaaaattcttttacatgtttaTAATAAACATCAGGCGGATGGTAAAGcgccggcctcacagttctgaggacccgggttcgatcccggctcccacctctgtggattttgcatattctccccgtggctacgtggcttttctccgggacACTCGACGAGTGCGACTGGTCGTTTGTGCCAGTTCagggcccgttgacagctgggatgggctccggcgctccccgttaccctcgtgaggataagcggcggagaaaatggacggatggataataaacatcaagttgACAATTATTCAACGAGTGTATAATTGTTTAAGTCGTTAGTGAGGGAAGCTCCGCCTTCAACGATCTTTTGTCGTCAAAGTGCGTTGAGGAGCTTCACGTACTTTGGTACCTTTTGGCCGTCGGATTTCACTTTCGGGGCGACCTCCTCGCCTCTCATCGAGATGCGGAATTAGCGCATtcctgcgcccccccccccccccccctcaaccgCCCGAGCTCACCAGTTTGAATCTCTGCAACGGGATGCCGCTCAGATCCACGGGTCGCCTCTCCGCCACGTTGACAAAGCGAGCCTCCAGCACGGCCACGGCGCACAGCACGTGGACCCACCTGCCGCAGCCGGGGCGCCGCGCGCGAGTCAGTCAGGCCGCGTGCGGCGCCCCACCTCGGCGGGCGCAACTTACTTGTTGTTGTTGGCCTTCTGCAAGGCGCCCCCCCGCAGACAGCACAAGCAGCAGTTCTGAAAGATCCACACGAGCGCATTTCAGCCAGCGGGCGGGCGGGCCGGAACGTTCACGGAAAAAAGTGAAGTCGTGGTGACGAGGAGGGCAAAATTCTTCAAACTTTTTAGTGCTCACAAATGCGTCTTTTGCGGTTTCAGGCACTTTAGATGGGgataacaaaacattttttttcatacgtgACAGTAAAGTAAGCGAGCGGACAATATTTCTGTCGATTTGACTTGTGGAAAACGTGAGAGGATACGCAAGCCGAACTAAATTAAACtggaaatttcacattttcttattaaaaactaATACGGAGACAAATTTGATCTTGACACTATGAaagtctttaattaaaaaaataaaaaacaccatgCAATTGAATTGCctacaaaatacaaatgactTTTTACCTTGAGAAAATTGTGCATAAATTTGGAAAATTACCATTTTGAGTTTGcatttcttgaaaaatacaataatgggatttttcatcttcaaaatacattttattttggtttgttccttataaaatacacaacatcctttcagaaaaaaaattgttggttgAGAAATATCAGCAcatcaaaaaaatctaaaaaaaaaatttatctaCACCAAATACCACTTTATtataacttgtaaaaaaaaaaaaaaaaaaaaatttttttttttttttagatataaaAACTTTTACCTTGAAAATAAATACCTCAAAGATAAATTCTAAATTGACactttatgtttaaaaaaaaaacggccgcTCTCACCTCCGTCACGGCGTTGGCTTTGCAGCGAGCGCACTTCCACTCCTTCCTGACGCTGGCGGGATCGACGCCGTAACAGCCTGGAAGGGACAAATCCAACATGAGGTGAGCGGGCGAGCGGCGGGCCGGGAACGCCGACGCGGCGGTACGGCGGAGGCGGGGCGGCTGACTGGCGTGGACCCGGACGCTGCACTGCGAGCAGCTGACCAGGAGGCTGGTCCCGTCCTCATCCAGGCGcggcgtcgccgccgcctcccggCGCTCAGAGTCTTCCTCGGTGGTGGTGGCGAAGCACGTCTCCGGGATCAGCGGCTTGGAGCGCGTGCGCCCGCCCGGCCCCACGACCGGAGcgctggcgccgccgccgccgcccgtctGCAAACGGGACCACGTCACAGCCGtgcccaaaggaaaaaaatgacaaacttttGCCTCCAAACAAcaatttcttcccccccccccctgtggctcttcaaaaaaatactattttattcctgtcttttgtttttttttttattacgaagaaagaaaatatgaagAAGATATTAGCGTCATCCCCTCCAACCTGAGCTTGACAATAAAAATTTTACTCCTCACTATTTGACTATTCTAATAAGATtcaaagttgtctttttttccaatcaatatttttatcttgaaatatcaaacacatttgtcttttgtgctaattttttaaaaatatttttcatcattcttGAAAGACAGCACATATTTCAACTCCTCGCTGTTTaaaagcgcttatcctcacaagggtcgcgggagtgccggagcctatcccagctaacgttggacgaaaggcggacgacgccgtgaacattttgacagaacgggaatcgaccccacgctgcCCAGACCAAAGTCcggcgtgtttaaaaaaaataataataataatgataataattattatttgatttttaaaaggtCCAACTTGTCTCGGAAGCAGTttttgaccttaaaaaaaaaaaaaaaatctgactagTGATGTTTTTGAACATCCcaatttattaaattttttttccttttatccgGAAGTTGTTTTAAcctaaaacaattttaaaaattactgtGAGGAAAATGTGGCTTTTCAAGTCTGACttattttatgaacaaattattttttcatttttacacaaacttgaaTCAGTCACAATTTTTAgcgggatttttattttattttttttttgtattcaaggAAATACTGCAagcttttctttgtaaataaccccgcaaatgaagtttttttttttttgttggttggttggtttgttttccttttccaCCAAAATATCTGGCAATTTGACTTTGGACTTTCTTCGCGGTTTTGACCAGGCCCGGCTCGTCCGCGTGGGACGATGACGAAGCGTACCTGCTGGTAGGCGACGAAGAGCGAGCATATGGAGCAGTAGGGGGGCTTGGCGCCCGCCCTGCGGTTGTACTCGCGCTCCCTCTTCACGTTGGGGGGTCGGTTCTGCCAAAGGTGGGCCAGCGGCTTGGCCCAGCCTTCCCCCTCCAGGCCGGCCTCCTTCACGGGGGTCGCCTCCTCTGGAGCGTCtgacgcacacgcgcacaccgaGACGTTTGAGGAATGGGACCCGCGCACGACTTGTAACCCCGCCGACCCACCTTCATCGCTGAGGACGTCCTTCAAGAGCGGGTGGTGTCCCGGCAGCTGACCCAGATCGCTCCGCTTGGGGCCTCCGCGTGGCTCTTCTGGCCCCTGCTGGACGCAAGCAGTACCGTCAACCAGCAGGACGCGCGCTCGAGACTGACTCACTTTGCCGCCGTGCGCGTCGTCGTCCCGGCCGCCGTCTTCCTCCTTGCGCTGGTCTGTGGGTGTGGCCTCTTCCTCGGCGTAGTCTCCTTTGGCGTAACTGTGCACGTGCAAGACGTCGGCGGGGCTCAGCGTCCTCCGGAAGACCTTTTGGGGCGACGCGCCGTCCGGCTTCGGCTCCTCCGTGTCGCCGCCCGGATGGGGAACCTTGCCGCCCGCGTCCCCCGGGCACGGCGCCGCCGCCTGGACTTCGGCGGTGTCGGCCGTGCGGCTCGTGGGGGGTtctgcctcctcctcttttgAGATGTCTTCTCGTCTGTTAGGCTTTTCTTCCTCGCGgtggtttttttcttcttcaggctCGCTCTCCAATTTAACTGCAgaagaaataaaatgcaaaactaaAAAACTTCTTTGGCTTTTGACAAAACTATTCCAAAACTAATATTCAATCATGAAAGTGCaagtgtgttactgctgtgttaaaCATGTAATTAAACCTCAAAAGGTAaatgccgcccccccccccccgccaaaaaaaaaaaagattgcattgcattttttaaattattg
Above is a genomic segment from Syngnathoides biaculeatus isolate LvHL_M chromosome 7, ASM1980259v1, whole genome shotgun sequence containing:
- the kdm4aa gene encoding lysine-specific demethylase 4A isoform X3 gives rise to the protein MSINSGAPSTAGRGIMTFTPSAEDFRDFRRYVAFMESRGAHRAGMAKVIPPTGWRPRKSYDDTDELVIPAPIQQVVTGQSGLFTQYNIQKKPMTVREFRKTSNTDKFCHPRSVDFDELERKFWKNLTFNPPLYGADVSGSLYDPDVTEWNIGRLETILDTVENESGVKIKGVNTPYLYFGMWKAAFAWHTEDMDLYSINYLHFGEPKSWYAVPPEHGRRLERLAKGFFPGNAQSCEAFLRHKMTLISPSILKKYGIPFEKVTQEAGQFVVTFPYSYHAGFNHGFNCAESTNFATQRWIDYGKRATLCSCRQDMVKISMDVFVRKYQPERYKLWKAGKDNAPVDHSKATPEAALFREESDRPAAGSPEAQTAAKRPLDAAEAELAEEDDDEEEEEEEEPKKAKMESPAKEEPDVQVKLESEPEEEKNHREEEKPNRREDISKEEEAEPPTSRTADTAEVQAAAPCPGDAGGKVPHPGGDTEEPKPDGASPQKVFRRTLSPADVLHVHSYAKGDYAEEEATPTDQRKEEDGGRDDDAHGGKQGPEEPRGGPKRSDLGQLPGHHPLLKDVLSDEDAPEEATPVKEAGLEGEGWAKPLAHLWQNRPPNVKREREYNRRAGAKPPYCSICSLFVAYQQTGGGGGASAPVVGPGGRTRSKPLIPETCFATTTEEDSERREAAATPRLDEDGTSLLVSCSQCSVRVHASQPPRLRRTAASAFPARRSPAHLMLDLSLPGCYGVDPASVRKEWKCARCKANAVTENCCLCCLRGGALQKANNNKWVHVLCAVAVLEARFVNVAERRPVDLSGIPLQRFKLKCYYCKKRMKKASGCCVQCSHGRCPTAYHPTCAQAAGVLMQPDEWPFVVHVTCCRHKGPAHVQQRNKAAMQELTPGQKVICKHKNGRYYQCDVVQLSKETFYEVNFDDGSFSDNLFPEDIVSRDCARLGPPPRGEAVQVRWTDGLVYGAKFEGSRVVQMYLVEFEDGSQLTSKRDDVYSLDEELPKRVKSRLSKASDMRFDGIFEGKEIIRESKRQRVINSRYRGDYIEPVIYRAIME
- the kdm4aa gene encoding lysine-specific demethylase 4A isoform X6, producing MSINSGAPSTAGRGIMTFTPSAEDFRDFRRYVAFMESRGAHRAGMAKVIPPTGWRPRKSYDDTDELVIPAPIQQVVTGQSGLFTQYNIQKKPMTVREFRKTSNTDKFCHPRSVDFDELERKFWKNLTFNPPLYGADVSGSLYDPDVTEWNIGRLETILDTVENESGVKIKGVNTPYLYFGMWKAAFAWHTEDMDLYSINYLHFGEPKSWYAVPPEHGRRLERLAKGFFPGNAQSCEAFLRHKMTLISPSILKKYGIPFEKVTQEAGQFVVTFPYSYHAGFNHGFNCAESTNFATQRWIDYGKRATLCSCRQDMVKISMDVFVRKYQPERYKLWKAGKDNAPVDHSKATPEAALFREESDRPAAGSPEAQTAAKRPLDAAEAELAEEDDDEEEEEEEEPKKAKMESPAKEEPDVQVKLESEPEEEKNHREEEKPNRREDISKEEEAEPPTSRTADTAEVQAAAPCPGDAGGKVPHPGGDTEEPKPDGASPQKVFRRTLSPADVLHVHSYAKGDYAEEEATPTDQRKEEDGGRDDDAHGGKVSQSRARVLLVDGTACVQQGPEEPRGGPKRSDLGQLPGHHPLLKDVLSDEDAPEEATPVKEAGLEGEGWAKPLAHLWQNRPPNVKREREYNRRAGAKPPYCSICSLFVAYQQTGGGGGASAPVVGPGGRTRSKPLIPETCFATTTEEDSERREAAATPRLDEDGTSLLVSCSQCSVRVHASCYGVDPASVRKEWKCARCKANAVTENCCLCCLRGGALQKANNNKWVHVLCAVAVLEARFVNVAERRPVDLSGIPLQRFKLKCYYCKKRMKKASGCCVQCSHGRCPTAYHPTCAQAAGVLMQPDEWPFVVHVTCCRHKGPAHVQRNKAAMQELTPGQKVICKHKNGRYYQCDVVQLSKETFYEVNFDDGSFSDNLFPEDIVSRDCARLGPPPRGEAVQVRWTDGLVYGAKFEGSRVVQMYLVEFEDGSQLTSKRDDVYSLDEELPKRVKSRLSKASDMRFDGIFEGKEIIRESKRQRVINSRYRGDYIEPVIYRAIME
- the kdm4aa gene encoding lysine-specific demethylase 4A isoform X5; this encodes MSINSGAPSTAGRGIMTFTPSAEDFRDFRRYVAFMESRGAHRAGMAKVIPPTGWRPRKSYDDTDELVIPAPIQQVVTGQSGLFTQYNIQKKPMTVREFRKTSNTDKFCHPRSVDFDELERKFWKNLTFNPPLYGADVSGSLYDPDVTEWNIGRLETILDTVENESGVKIKGVNTPYLYFGMWKAAFAWHTEDMDLYSINYLHFGEPKSWYAVPPEHGRRLERLAKGFFPGNAQSCEAFLRHKMTLISPSILKKYGIPFEKVTQEAGQFVVTFPYSYHAGFNHGFNCAESTNFATQRWIDYGKRATLCSCRQDMVKISMDVFVRKYQPERYKLWKAGKDNAPVDHSKATPEAALFREESDRPAAGSPEAQTAAKRPLDAAEAELAEEDDDEEEEEEEEPKKAKMESPAKEEPDVQVKLESEPEEEKNHREEEKPNRREDISKEEEAEPPTSRTADTAEVQAAAPCPGDAGGKVPHPGGDTEEPKPDGASPQKVFRRTLSPADVLHVHSYAKGDYAEEEATPTDQRKEEDGGRDDDAHGGKVSQSRARVLLVDGTACVQQGPEEPRGGPKRSDLGQLPGHHPLLKDVLSDEDAPEEATPVKEAGLEGEGWAKPLAHLWQNRPPNVKREREYNRRAGAKPPYCSICSLFVAYQQTGGGGGASAPVVGPGGRTRSKPLIPETCFATTTEEDSERREAAATPRLDEDGTSLLVSCSQCSVRVHASCYGVDPASVRKEWKCARCKANAVTENCCLCCLRGGALQKANNNKWVHVLCAVAVLEARFVNVAERRPVDLSGIPLQRFKLKCYYCKKRMKKASGCCVQCSHGRCPTAYHPTCAQAAGVLMQPDEWPFVVHVTCCRHKGPAHVQQRNKAAMQELTPGQKVICKHKNGRYYQCDVVQLSKETFYEVNFDDGSFSDNLFPEDIVSRDCARLGPPPRGEAVQVRWTDGLVYGAKFEGSRVVQMYLVEFEDGSQLTSKRDDVYSLDEELPKRVKSRLSKASDMRFDGIFEGKEIIRESKRQRVINSRYRGDYIEPVIYRAIME
- the kdm4aa gene encoding lysine-specific demethylase 4A isoform X4 yields the protein MSINSGAPSTAGRGIMTFTPSAEDFRDFRRYVAFMESRGAHRAGMAKVIPPTGWRPRKSYDDTDELVIPAPIQQVVTGQSGLFTQYNIQKKPMTVREFRKTSNTDKFCHPRSVDFDELERKFWKNLTFNPPLYGADVSGSLYDPDVTEWNIGRLETILDTVENESGVKIKGVNTPYLYFGMWKAAFAWHTEDMDLYSINYLHFGEPKSWYAVPPEHGRRLERLAKGFFPGNAQSCEAFLRHKMTLISPSILKKYGIPFEKVTQEAGQFVVTFPYSYHAGFNHGFNCAESTNFATQRWIDYGKRATLCSCRQDMVKISMDVFVRKYQPERYKLWKAGKDNAPVDHSKATPEAALFREESDRPAAGSPEAQTAAKRPLDAAEAELAEEDDDEEEEEEEEPKKAKMESPAKEEPDVQVKLESEPEEEKNHREEEKPNRREDISKEEEAEPPTSRTADTAEVQAAAPCPGDAGGKVPHPGGDTEEPKPDGASPQKVFRRTLSPADVLHVHSYAKGDYAEEEATPTDQRKEEDGGRDDDAHGGKGPEEPRGGPKRSDLGQLPGHHPLLKDVLSDEDAPEEATPVKEAGLEGEGWAKPLAHLWQNRPPNVKREREYNRRAGAKPPYCSICSLFVAYQQTGGGGGASAPVVGPGGRTRSKPLIPETCFATTTEEDSERREAAATPRLDEDGTSLLVSCSQCSVRVHASQPPRLRRTAASAFPARRSPAHLMLDLSLPGCYGVDPASVRKEWKCARCKANAVTENCCLCCLRGGALQKANNNKWVHVLCAVAVLEARFVNVAERRPVDLSGIPLQRFKLKCYYCKKRMKKASGCCVQCSHGRCPTAYHPTCAQAAGVLMQPDEWPFVVHVTCCRHKGPAHVQQRNKAAMQELTPGQKVICKHKNGRYYQCDVVQLSKETFYEVNFDDGSFSDNLFPEDIVSRDCARLGPPPRGEAVQVRWTDGLVYGAKFEGSRVVQMYLVEFEDGSQLTSKRDDVYSLDEELPKRVKSRLSKASDMRFDGIFEGKEIIRESKRQRVINSRYRGDYIEPVIYRAIME